Genomic window (Primulina eburnea isolate SZY01 chromosome 8, ASM2296580v1, whole genome shotgun sequence):
ATAGAAATGAGATCTAGGATATTTTTCTTCACAGAGTAGAACGAAAAAAAAAGCCCAAACAATAGCACGTAGCACCATTTTCATCACAGATCTCCTACAAACAATCGCATGTAGCACCATTTTCATCACAGATGCACAAAGATGTATCTTACAGTGCACATAGGGCAACAAGTTTACTCCTTTTAGCGTATGGACATATAAAACTTTCTCATAGAAAAATGTCACTTGCCATCAAAACCAAACCTATGCTACAGTTCTCAAAAACTGAATTAAATATCTAGCAGTGGTCTCACTTTTGTTAACAAAAAAGAGACAAAAACTAAAGCTCCATCAATCTTACATCTGTGAGGTGAAAAACAGGCAGTATAATTTTTCTTTCATAGATATTTACACTAATTTAACGTTAGTTGTACTTTGATGGAACAAAATTTGCAGCGTTCAGTTAATCCGAGATATTGTCCAACTTAATTCGCTAGTATTTATATAGGACTCTCCTGCAAAGATCATCTCCTAATGTTAATGTTCTTAAGAAATTGGACGCAGACTAAGAAAATGGAAATAACTAAAGCAATCAGTGTTCACATTATGGACTATTGTGGTTTCGATCTCAAGTGGCGAACATTTTGCACCTaaaatctactatgcaagtgaTTGTGTGGCATCATTCTATCACCTAAAGAAACTTTGGATGTCGGGATTCATTTTCCAAaccctttttttatttttggatgaaaCCAAAACATTACACTTTTATTCCCAATTTCCCCCAAACACGTCTAATCatatctttaattaaatatcattCCAAAAAAAAATACTCTATTATATATTCTATTTCAATAAACTCTAGTgacaaatttaaaatacttcATATAATTTCATGTGACATCGCCaaccaaaatataattatatggtTCAATATCAGCTCCCTAAACCAATAAAACAAGGACACTTCAACATATATTGCCtaaaaaaattttgagagaaaaagtcTCGCGAAATTATCAGAAACTCCATCAACCATAGCAATGGCTTTCGGTTGTGGAGTTGTCATCACCCGTGAAAATAAGGCACATCTAACACAGTAAACTACTCCTGCCTTCGACCATACTCAAGCTTTAAAGTTGCGACAACTGAATGCCCACGCTATAAAACGAATTTCATATCAAGAAACATGCTTTCCATTTACTCCTCTAACTCAAAGCAAATTCAATTAACAAATCCATGAAATCCTAGCCAAATTGGAGCTTAAATTGTCGACCCTTTGCTCTTCCTAACACAATTTCCTCGGATATAATCCTTCCCATCACATTCAAATCATCATCCACAACCCACAAATCTCATCACTTGTTTGACAATGTGCCAATTAGAAGTACGCGATCATCGATTCGACTATTTCACATAAACGTACACTGTAGGAAGTGGAAAAAGGAGAAATACAGTAGAGATGAAATAACCTTGTTGAAGAAGATCTGCCCGCTGGATAGAGCAATGTATATGAGAATGTAAGCATATGTGACGAACTCTTCTCTCACCCATTTTCTACTCCGATCCGCCATTGCAGCACCGGAAACTCCCACAGACCCAGAAATATTCAGCGAGAAGTGTGATAGAAAAATCGTAGTTTCGAGGGGAGAACAGCGGACATAATTTTGACCTGAAGGGGATTTTAGAAAcagaaaaaaaacaagaaattgCTTCCAGATTATATATATGGGCTCAAGGACCCAGAcccgcatatatatatatatatgcgggTCTGGGTCCTTGAGCCCGGGCGGGGAAAGGACAATCGAGCGGGTCCAGTCAAAAGTACCGGGGAGTCTGGATCCCGGATGAAGGAAGAACCAGAGTCTCAGTCCATAACTGATCCCGGGAAAACATTCGTTGGTTAATACAAGAGAATCAAGTTAGATGATCATTGATTATGTCCATAGATAATTAAGAGATTTGTCCTCTCCTACCGGTTCACAAATCGTGCGGAAGTCAAAACATGGACCATATCTATACATGGTAGCCATCACCCGAGCATCTCGAAGTAGTCACCGATTATTCTATAAATACCTTAAATTGTGATAAAATCAAGACATTACTTGTTCATTCTCACAAACAATCTTCACATATTTACTTAAAcacattttctttaatttaagtGCATAGCTGAATGTCAGTGTGGTCACGTAATGTTCTTTGTTATCAGATAAACATATTATCCAGCTCGGATTCATCTTGCTCGATCACAAGCATATGCAGAAAAAAAACATATCTCCTTCAAAAAAATTATCCACTCAACTCACCTAATTTTTCCGAGCGAGATCggcatatttatattatatgcatgtgtatatattaaATCACGTAATTAatgtaaattatttaaaaataaattgtaaTGATATTATAATAATGACACAATAAATAgtaacaattttttaaatagaagtaaaaaagaaaaatgaaaagtaGGTGAATTTTATAATATCACCTGCCTTTAAGTTGGTCAACAATTTGACGGTCTGAACAAGTCTCGACCCAACCAACTTTGGTGGGATTGCCAGCTGCGTGTAGTGTCCCACCATTTTTTGTTGTAAGAAAGAAAACACAAATTTGGGTGAAgttcgtattttgtaagacatatattttatttgatttatctatgaaaaagtattatttttatgttaaaaatattacattttatcggaatatcgatagggttgacctgtctcacagataaatattcgtgagaccgtttcacagaAGACATATTCAAAAAACAAACATAATTAAATCTATTAACTCTTTCTCATCAATAATTACCAAAATATTTGATCAATCACCGAATAAAATTATCTTAACTCTTATAAAATACAAAAAGATAAAAATGGTGCAAATTTAAAATCATGATAAACAATTAATCTACtaagaaaaaaatattctaTAGTTTTTAAATGAAATTACTATCAAATCACgttataaaagttttaaacttttttaaaaattttaaatagttaacGAAATCGATAAGTTATTTTGACTAGTGTTTTCAGAATCGGATGACACCAACTAGTTGAACGCTGGCTATAGATCATGTCCGAACAACTTTCAAAAATCATTATATGTCGTTCATATCAGTATTGAACCGGTGAACTGATTAAAAAACAGTTGGAttagttcaattttttttattttatttttggttatatatatatacacgatattttttgattttgaaatttgtTAAAATAACATTATAATAGTATTAAagctaattaattttttaaaatctcattaaatatatgtttattatttatatatattttatatatttaaaatttaaaatttaaatatattatttttttatattaatttttttttaaatattggaGGAATAGGCCGAACTCAAATTAACTGGCTTTTCTAAAACCCACTCTCCGCCTCTTGTCGTTACAAAACAATATCAATAGACTAGGTTTTTTGCTCAGCTCCGCCGCCACCATCAGCTGCGATGTCGAAAAAGCGTTCTCGAATCGCGAATCCGGAGCCCTTCTCACCGTTTACCTCCGATTCCGTCTCTTACAAGCGACGTTCTAAGCCACCAAAACACCACCAGCTCCAGCAAAGGCTCGTGCCGTCGGCTGTCAGCTCAAAGATTCTCAATGAAGCCCTTATTCAGCAGAAGGAAATTCAACTAGAAGAAGATAACAATGATGCCCAGAATAATGGCATCGTGTTTTCTCAAGTGGACGACCCTAAAAACAGTATCAGAGACGAGGAAGAagatttggattattttaaagggTTTTCCGAATCAGAGATCCAGTCTGGGCAACATGATTTTGAGGTTTTCTCTTCGTTTTATTTCACATATCTGTAGCCGCGGGGCTCGGATTTAGTGGAGCCATGGTTAAAATTCTTTTACTGAAATTACCCGTgaattttgattttgtaatcTGTCACTTTGTTGTTCTTCATCTATTTCAGTGAGCAAATTAATCATGTCTTTAGTCGTTACTTTTTGGTTTCTTTTTTTGATTTCGTATGCGGTTCATTATAATTTTTAGAGATTGAATTGACTGTTGTCATTTGAATCTTGTTGGAGGAAGGTGTTCATAATATCCGAAATGCACGTTTCCTAATTCTGTCAGGAGTGGAGCTTCATTTCAGCTAAAATTTGAACTCAATGCTCGATTTATTTCTTGATTTTCTTTCTGAGAGATGAACAATTGTTTTTCTTGACCTCCAATTATTTTTAAAGGCCTTTgttaatttgaaattcaaagaCTCGATGGATATCTCTGTTGCACGGTATGTATATGTGTTTCAGCACTTCATTGCAGATTCGATATATTTCCCAATCCTTCATATTTTGATAAGGGACGCCAGTCAGTCTATTTGCCATAGGATATTCGTTCATAAAACTTAGCTGTCTTTTGAATCTTTGATTGATTATAGAATAAATTTATGTCATATTCCTTTTTTTCTTATCCTTGAAATCACTTTTAGTAAATTGTTACATTTGCTTTTAAAATTATcctatttgtttgatcaaataGGATAAGATTGATGAAGAAGATGAAAAGCTGCTTGAGGCCTTCTTTTCTAAAGATGATCGTCCTCATCACACATTGGCCGACATCATTGTCGAGAAGATCAAAGAAAAAGATGCCCAAGTTTCTTCAGGTCTGATTCAAGTATCCTCACGAATACTTTCCTGATCTTTATATAATTACCCCTGTATATCTTAATGATTTTTTAGCCTCtctttttattgatttttaatttttaatatactGTGGTAAGATTTCGGAAGCCTTTGGCCATGTCTGTTTATCTTTTCTGGGAGTGTTTTGGCAATGTTGACATTTCCTATAAACACAAATAATAAACACATCCTTGTAAAAATTTATTGTTCTTTCTGAAAACACATTTTCACTCTCCCAAAtacaattaatattttatattgctATTGATATCTCTCAAAACTAATCTATTATTGTACTGTATTGAATCAATACTCCATATTTATTAGTATGAAATAATCATAGGAAAAACTGAACGGTCTACGCATCAAAACATGACATCTaatctaaaataaaaaatgtctCATTCCGAAACGTAACTGAATGATTTTCCCTGAAATAAGGAATCAATATAATCCTCTTATTATTGATTAAGATATAAATACCCCAGTgaattttaaataaacatgataTTTACAACAAAAAATGTTATTAAGAAAACATAGTCAAACGTGTGTCACATTCtcagtttgttttagtttgttTTATGTAGGAGGTGAAGATGTAGTttcaattgaccttgacacTTTACCAGTGTTACATTGTTGGGATGCTTATCGTACAATGAAAAGAGTCATGACAACTTTTTACTATTTTCGGTTTCACTTGTTTGGTTGTAGGAGCGCAGGCAATGCCTAAATTAGATGATTCCATTGTGGAACTATACAAGGGGTATGCCATTTATCTTATTCTTTTAATGTTAAACTGTTGGATGTCTCGTCCTTCTCTtttccattattattattattttccttTTTTGGTGCCACAGTGATCGGTAATATGTCGGTAATATGTGTTTTCTGCAGGGTGGGCAAGCTACTCAGTAAATACACCTCTGGTAAGGTGCCAAAAGCCTTCAAGCATATACCTTCTATGCAACTCTGGGAAGAAGTCCTGTACTTGACTGAACCAGAGAAATGGTCTCCTAATGCAATGTATCAAACCACTAGAATATTTGCTTCTAATTTGGGTGTCAAGAAAGTGGAACGGTTCTACAAGTTTGTCTTGCTGCCACGTGTGAGAGAAGACATTCGAAAGAATAAGAGGCTGCACTTTGCTTTGtatcaatctttaaaaaagGCTCTCTATAAACCAGCTGCTTTTAATAAAGGAATCTTACTTCCGTTATGTGAGGTATCTAATACATCGCCAATTGATTCATTAGTTCATTATAATTGGTTCTTGATTTTGATAACTGGATTGACGGCCCAATTTATCCTCAAGCACACTTGAGTTTCCTCTTGTGCCAGTGTGCCTGTTACACGTGCAAAGTTCTTTACTGGCATATGATTTTACTAGATAAGTAAAACCTTAACCTCTGGTTGTTCAGCATGTTCTTTGTGCATTTAGTTCGACAATTTGGCTAAGTCAGGCAAAAAAGCAAGAAATGACCTTTTATATATCAGTGATAACAACCGCACCTTTAATAAAATGTCACTGGTGTCATAACGTTCATTTCAATGTAAGTGAGCCGACTTGCTGATTTCATGCTCCGGGTTGCAATGGTTCGTATAATGGATACTTATCAAGTGTCAATTAGGGCTTCAATTGAGGCGTTTGCCATTCTTTTCCATGGATAATAGGTTGCTGATTTTTATGTTTCAGGATGAATTTTGAAGAGAGAAGTGAGCCATTTGCCTACATTTTCTAGAAACTTTTTCACCTCTTTCTGTGTTGCAATTTCTGGGTGTTactattaaaaaaattttacgCATGAATGCATACCACAGTTTTCTTCATATGAACATCGGTTGATTTTTAAGAGAAACCTTTTATTTTCCAGTCAAATACATGCTCTTTAAGGGAGGCTGTCATTGTTGGGAGCATTATTGAGAAAAATTCAATCCCTCCACTTCATTCTAGGTATGCTTGTGACCTTAATCTAAATCGCTCTACTTTTCACTTTTAGATCACAAATATACCGCCCTAAAAGCAGTTGCATCAATGCTCTTAGTGTTATAATAGCTATTCCACATGATTAggcaaaattttaaatgtttattgatCTGATATAATCATATAGTgaccaagaatcaaatttctGTCAACAATGGGAAAAAAATCTTACGAGAAAAATCTGTCATTTTGTTTCCATTATTCCATGAATAATTTCGCTACATCATTGGAGATTTTATTGAATGCAGAGCTGCTTACTTTGATGCTAAATTCATATTACCTTTCGGAATCCCTTTTACATTTCATTTTGAGGTTGTCAGCCTCTGTTTTATTAATATGAGCTCTTCACCATGGTTGCTCGGTGTTCTTTGATTACATTTGATTCAAACAGCTTGAAAAGTTTGAAATGCTTGATTGCCACTTTTAAATGTCTCAGACATTTGAAAGTGGCAATCAAGCATTTCAAACTTTTCAAGCTGTTTGAAACATGTTAATTGTTGAAAAAcacatttgtttttatttttgggggggggggagggAGGGGGAGGGGGATTTTTGGTTTTTATGGTATTATTTTCATCGTGTTATTAATCCATATCATTTTGCTTACTTGCGAATTGTGATGTATCATGTTTAATATTTGTTGCATGTAACAGTGTCGCATTGTTGAAACTAGCAGAGCTGGAGTACTGTGGAACAACAaggtatttatacttgtgcagtGACTCCTGAGTTTCATTATCCCACATGGACTACTTCATATAGATCTTGATATTATTGATGACTCATTCTGTTTTGTATTATGCTCTTGATATTTTTTACTTGCCACAATGTTTCACAAGAGCTTATCAGAAAGTATATGTTGACGATtttagattttatgtttgttgCAGTTATTTCATAAAGTTATTAATTGAGAAGAAATATGCATTGCCATATCGTGTACTTGATGCTTTAGTTGCTCATTTTATGAAATTTCATGAAGACTCCAGAGCAATGCCTGTGATCTGGCACCAGTCACTTCTCGCATTTGCTCAGAGGTTAGTTCTTTTGGTTATTTTTTCTTGCTTCTCCTTTTATTTTTTCTCCTCCCCTAGCATCTATACATGTCTCCCCCCGATGccagtaaaatatattatttagatgttgATTCCTCTAATTGTCAATTATTAGTTAGAAAAATTTACGAAATTTTCTCTTCTAACAGTGAAGCCTAAATTCTTCACAAAACTGCTCGTCTGTGTGCACATTCCATACGAAAAAAGACTGGGTTTGATTGCTGTGTTGATGCAGGTACAAGAATGAGTTGACAAAGGAAGATAAAGCTAATCTCAACACTCTAGTTGATAGGCAAAGACATAAATTAGTGAGATGACCAGAGCTCTTACTATTTGATGGAAGTTTTTAAGTGATTTATCGACTCATTTTTCTCTTCACATACAGGTTACTCCGGAAATATTAAGGGAATTAAACAACAGTCGAAACCGCGGGGACAAAGAGGATGATCTTATGTCAATATATATCCTTTTTTTCTCTattgaaatatgataaaatGAGTTTATCATTATATTTTGTTTATCTGTTTTGGAAACAAAATCAGTGCTAGGCTGCTAGCATCGCGATGCAACTTTCGTCCTTATGCACGAATGAATATACGCCCCATAAAAGAATATTTTCAATATCCTGTTCGTCTATGCCATATTATGCTTGCTTGGTTATCACTGTTTTTAATCCTGATAACCGTTTCCTAACCATAAATACCCTTGAATTTTTAGTTTCTCAATATGATACTGGAATTTAGATTTGGATAGCCTTGAAACTTTTTAAGTCATATGGTCTCTCTCTTTGTGCTGTATGCCCCTGGCTCCGTTTCTTTATTGATTACACGCATTCCTTGACTCCCTATCACTGACACCTATTTCCACAGTTACTAAACCAATTCAAGAAGATAGGTTTGATATTCCGGATGTACCTATGGAAGAGGACTGAGCAACTTACCATTGCTTGATTCTTGCAGGTAAATGGTCTTCCCTACTAACTCCTCATCCTAATGATTGTAGCTATCAAGCGAAACTTTCATGATTTTCAATCTCTTTATGCAGGCAGTAAAAAATTTTCATCAAGAAAGTCTAGCGGTAAGTCGACACATTCATCGAGTTAGTGTGGACACAGGGAAGATAAATATGCTGTGTACGATGGCTAAGATTCGGGAGAAGTTTCATATTTGTTTGCCAGTGTAGTAGGAAGATTTTCATAGTTTGTTTGGGTCTATATGTAGATTAAAGATGCGAACGTTTTAagatgaaatgatttattgttaTTTTACGCAATAGACAAATTTGGTTAGTTTTATGAGAGATAATTTTTGAAGAAAGCACAAGTGATTGTCAAGCAAAAAGGGGTTTTATCCAGTCTTCCTTGTGACGAGAAAAaggttaataaattaaaatcttTGATCAATATATAGTTAAAAATAAGTTAGTGTAATCGAGATGTCAATGTTATGGTTGATGAGTGTTTATGTAAGCATGTATGTAtacacacacatgcatatatatatatatatatatatatatatatatatatatagtatttactatatattaaatatgttataaatttttagtttataattataatattttcatgTTATTAGTGAatccaaattttttttagttcAAATTGTAGTTTCTTAAACACAATCCAAATATAATTTTAGATATATGAActaaaatttttactttttttatataattgacatttattattttaaatacaaaTAAATTGAAGTATTATGTTACAAAATTATGGATTTCTTGAGGGATAAAATAAGGTTGGATGAGTATTGGTAAAGTTGGCGACACATGCTGATGCACACAACACAATCAAGCAAGAATAAAGGGATGGATCCTTCGGTTCCGTCGTCATTCCAAATTCTCCTTCCCTTGAAATTTGCCCCATTTTCACATCGATTCATCCGCCCTCTTCCCTCTGCAATCCCTTTTATATAAGCATTTTTTTCCTGCATTTTACCATTTCTCATTCCCTGTTCTTTCACTCGCCGTGCCTTATTCATCATGGCTGCAATGTTGCAATCTGTTGGAATGGCATCTCCAGCTTCAGTTACTATGTCGGATCTTTCTAATAGATTCTCTGTTTATTCTCTTCCGGGTATCTTGCTTTTTCTTTTGTGTTTCTGTTTCATTGGATTTGTTTTGCACAATTTCAGTCGTGATGGGATTTGATTTTAGAACCCTGTGAGACATCAAATGTGCTGAGTACTCCTAAGAGAAAATGTTGGCTAAAAACCCGTGTGTTAATTACAAAAGATTCAATCTTTGGTTTCAACCCAGAGATGGGAGACTGAACCCCCCAAGCGCACATTCTGGTTGGGGATCTTTGTAATTTACTGAAAGCGTTTTGGTCTGGACAGAGATCGTGGTCAATTCTCGTTCGGCTTTTCTCAAGGATTTTGAAACGAATAGTAACTACACTATCCTAGTTTGTTGGGCATTTTGCTtcatttaatcccaaaagaCTAGAGTATTTATAAAGGAACCAAATGTGATTTTCCCTGAAGAAGGTTCAATCCAAGAATTGTCTagataattaaaaatgattttattttactttttgcTTGATAACAATATGAAACTCTACGTGGTTTTATTGAACTTGTTTAATGAATTAGTTGCTTTGTGCTTTCTAAAGAATCATGGGTTTGTTCATGATCTTTGAATTTCATAATTATGTGCTTTCCCTCTCTTTTTCAGTGTGTACAATAAATTGACAGAGCCTAGTGTTCATTTTGTGTTTGTTATCCGCTTTGTTTCCATCAGCTACCCGATTTGATGTAAGGTTTGTTAATGGTCGGATTCACGGAGCTCGCAAGACGGGAAAAATGATTGCTAAAGCAGTTGTGGTTAGCGTGATGATTATGAActctttgattttttttgttttgtttttttttttcctgtgATTTTGATAGTTTAACCAATGGATTCTCTTATCTGAAGTTGGCTTTTGTATCGCTTGTTGAATTTTCAGGCGC
Coding sequences:
- the LOC140838510 gene encoding bystin-like isoform X2, giving the protein MSKKRSRIANPEPFSPFTSDSVSYKRRSKPPKHHQLQQRLVPSAVSSKILNEALIQQKEIQLEEDNNDAQNNGIVFSQVDDPKNSIRDEEEDLDYFKGFSESEIQSGQHDFEDKIDEEDEKLLEAFFSKDDRPHHTLADIIVEKIKEKDAQVSSGAQAMPKLDDSIVELYKGVGKLLSKYTSGKVPKAFKHIPSMQLWEEVLYLTEPEKWSPNAMYQTTRIFASNLGVKKVERFYKFVLLPRVREDIRKNKRLHFALYQSLKKALYKPAAFNKGILLPLCESNTCSLREAVIVGSIIEKNSIPPLHSSVALLKLAELEYCGTTSYFIKLLIEKKYALPYRVLDALVAHFMKFHEDSRAMPVIWHQSLLAFAQRYKNELTKEDKANLNTLVDRQRHKLVTPEILRELNNSRNRGDKEDDLMSISISTVTKPIQEDRFDIPDVPMEED
- the LOC140838510 gene encoding bystin-like isoform X1, yielding MSKKRSRIANPEPFSPFTSDSVSYKRRSKPPKHHQLQQRLVPSAVSSKILNEALIQQKEIQLEEDNNDAQNNGIVFSQVDDPKNSIRDEEEDLDYFKGFSESEIQSGQHDFEDKIDEEDEKLLEAFFSKDDRPHHTLADIIVEKIKEKDAQVSSGAQAMPKLDDSIVELYKGVGKLLSKYTSGKVPKAFKHIPSMQLWEEVLYLTEPEKWSPNAMYQTTRIFASNLGVKKVERFYKFVLLPRVREDIRKNKRLHFALYQSLKKALYKPAAFNKGILLPLCESNTCSLREAVIVGSIIEKNSIPPLHSSVALLKLAELEYCGTTSYFIKLLIEKKYALPYRVLDALVAHFMKFHEDSRAMPVIWHQSLLAFAQRYKNELTKEDKANLNTLVDRQRHKLVTPEILRELNNSRNRGDKEDDLMSILTPISTVTKPIQEDRFDIPDVPMEED